In a genomic window of Gemmatimonadales bacterium:
- a CDS encoding DUF4388 domain-containing protein: MAIEGPLKELGLHDVFQLLDLSRKTGVLRITSHLRDNEGTVFFDRGAIVFAQIRSNPHRIGDRLVEGGRITVEELSHARAVQQREGSRRRLGQILVEMGALMPRELAHEVERHIEEAVFELLSWREGSFSFAEGGLEGAPADALVSLPTEKVLMEGARRIDEWSRIESRVPHLGVVAALAPLEADGAAAQLDLHPAEWEVLAEVDGERDLRQLATALAVSEFEVARTVFGLVTTGVVELHDPVAVRQSRTSLGDDAGALVAAAEVRLETGDVEAAREAAQTALAMRPEEPRVHLVLGRAQLASGLYSEAVDACRRAMRLAPDFAEAYRWCGFALVATGRFRDARETWERWEKLVDGHADEEQRRQVAEARSAAAALERMLGGERG, encoded by the coding sequence GTGGCGATCGAAGGCCCCCTCAAGGAGCTCGGGCTCCACGACGTCTTCCAGCTGCTGGACCTCAGCCGCAAGACCGGGGTGCTGCGCATCACCAGCCACCTGCGCGACAATGAGGGCACGGTGTTCTTCGACCGGGGCGCCATCGTGTTCGCGCAGATCCGCTCCAACCCGCACCGCATCGGCGACCGGCTGGTCGAGGGCGGGCGGATCACGGTCGAGGAGCTGTCGCACGCCCGCGCCGTGCAGCAGCGCGAGGGCTCGCGGCGGCGGCTGGGGCAGATCCTGGTCGAGATGGGCGCGCTCATGCCGCGCGAGCTGGCGCACGAGGTGGAGCGGCACATCGAGGAGGCGGTGTTCGAGCTGCTGTCGTGGCGCGAGGGGTCGTTCTCCTTCGCGGAAGGCGGCCTGGAGGGCGCCCCCGCCGACGCGCTGGTCTCGCTCCCCACCGAGAAGGTCCTGATGGAGGGCGCGCGCCGGATCGACGAGTGGTCGCGCATCGAGTCCCGGGTGCCGCACCTCGGGGTCGTGGCCGCGCTGGCGCCGCTGGAGGCGGACGGCGCCGCGGCGCAGCTGGATCTCCACCCGGCCGAGTGGGAGGTGCTGGCCGAGGTGGACGGCGAGCGCGACCTGCGGCAGCTTGCCACGGCGCTGGCGGTGAGCGAGTTCGAAGTGGCGCGCACCGTGTTCGGCCTCGTCACGACCGGGGTGGTCGAGCTGCACGACCCGGTGGCGGTGCGGCAGTCGCGCACCAGCCTCGGTGACGACGCCGGGGCGCTGGTGGCGGCCGCCGAGGTGCGGCTCGAGACCGGCGACGTGGAGGCGGCGAGGGAGGCGGCGCAGACCGCGCTGGCGATGCGGCCGGAAGAGCCGCGCGTGCACCTCGTGCTCGGGCGCGCCCAGCTCGCGTCGGGACTGTACTCGGAGGCCGTGGACGCCTGCCGGCGCGCCATGCGCCTCGCGCCCGACTTTGCCGAGGCGTACCGCTGGTGCGGCTTCGCCCTGGTGGCCACGGGCCGGTTCCGCGACGCGCGCGAGACCTGGGAGCGGTGGGAGAAGCTCGTGGACGGGCACGCCGACGAGGAGCAGCGCCGCCAGGTCGCGGAGGCTCGCTCGGCGGCGGCGGCGCTCGAGCGGATGCTGGGCGGCGAGCGTGGCTGA
- a CDS encoding tetratricopeptide repeat protein yields AARDPAGGAAHLTAGAAMPGTVASDRDLAVLRSFVRRIDASDAGAHNNLGVLYFRKGLFPEAVGCFAHALELDAKMTVAQRNLEIACRRSGFYDRRITELRERLRRHPEDRDARWEVARACAAVGQYEEAHAELTTLLAHNPRDLGALTQLGLLEQRLGNLEAALEWFDRAREADPDSSVIEYHRGEVLYNRGQNEVALGALERAVALNPDNAEAHHLLAFVLGDLGRHTDARAAAKRAARLNPALARAQANLALEARDTRSLPEREARVSRRVEPAGGDRATLAHYHLAQAFRQKGYHQEALHEYRLALERGEDRGLVRRAMAEVQLLKGDLDAALELYDELVAEDPASAKFWNERGVGLHRGGRRDEARASYARALEADPGYAPALNNLGVVLVSLGQVEPAVEAFRDALTRAGDLLAARLNLALLLTQMRRHQLSLEAYRQVLEMAPDSTVAWNGVGVVLVELQRYADARNAFARAVEADPDDAAAHYNLSFTLSNLGEFDGALREVKRALELEPYYVPQKYLLAMELPEGEAALPGLPELTVERPLVDGGEAFVFDPRLLDSLFAELRTTVVPAPARGGTRGEPFGLARDLLSKSLFERAAAEITRAVARGGDKAEAAVLSGEVFARRGLFGEALERYREARALAPAHRGARAGEVRCLLALDRVAEAAPLAEELLAQAPDDVDAELLAAEARSRAGDPAAALDVLRRAQVRSPERADVRKLLGDVARAVGDGDLAREAYRGALDLDPGYVEVWVEYGGLCERRGDAREAEAAYRSALQHLPSYGVASLALARLLHGQSRGAEAMDVLITVLKGDPYDFEALVLLAEVLLERGQELDARAAVERVVRLQPDHVEARYHLGLALARERRYHDAIGEWERVIALAPAGPRAEQARAHARTARDLVHIFAGEAA; encoded by the coding sequence TCGCTGCGCGCGATCCTGCAGGCGGTGCGGCTCACCTGACGGCGGGGGCGGCGATGCCGGGAACCGTGGCCTCGGATCGCGATCTCGCCGTGCTCCGGTCGTTCGTGCGCCGGATCGATGCCTCCGACGCCGGCGCGCACAACAACCTCGGCGTGCTGTACTTCCGCAAGGGCCTGTTCCCCGAGGCGGTGGGCTGCTTCGCCCACGCGCTCGAGCTCGACGCCAAGATGACCGTGGCGCAGCGCAACCTCGAGATCGCCTGCCGGCGCAGCGGGTTCTACGACCGCCGCATCACCGAGCTGCGGGAACGCCTGCGCCGGCACCCGGAGGACCGCGACGCGCGGTGGGAGGTGGCACGCGCCTGCGCCGCGGTGGGCCAGTACGAGGAGGCCCACGCCGAGCTGACCACCCTGCTCGCCCACAATCCCCGCGACCTCGGCGCGCTGACCCAGCTCGGGCTGCTGGAGCAGCGGCTCGGCAACCTCGAGGCGGCCCTGGAGTGGTTCGACCGCGCCCGGGAGGCGGACCCCGATTCGTCGGTGATCGAGTACCACCGCGGCGAGGTGCTCTACAACCGCGGCCAGAACGAGGTCGCCCTCGGCGCGCTCGAGCGCGCGGTGGCCCTCAACCCCGACAACGCCGAGGCGCACCACCTGCTGGCCTTCGTGCTCGGCGACCTGGGGCGCCACACCGACGCGCGCGCGGCCGCCAAGCGCGCCGCGCGCCTCAACCCGGCGCTGGCCCGCGCCCAGGCCAACCTGGCGCTCGAGGCCCGCGACACCCGGAGCCTGCCGGAGCGCGAGGCGCGGGTCTCGCGCCGCGTCGAGCCCGCAGGCGGGGACCGCGCGACCCTCGCCCACTACCACCTCGCCCAGGCGTTCCGCCAGAAGGGCTACCACCAGGAGGCCCTCCACGAGTACCGGCTCGCGCTGGAGCGCGGCGAGGACCGCGGCCTGGTGCGGCGCGCGATGGCCGAGGTACAGCTGCTCAAGGGCGACCTCGACGCTGCGCTCGAGCTGTACGACGAGCTGGTGGCCGAGGATCCCGCGAGCGCGAAGTTCTGGAACGAGCGGGGGGTCGGCCTGCACCGGGGCGGCCGGCGCGACGAGGCGCGCGCGTCGTACGCCCGGGCACTCGAGGCCGACCCGGGCTACGCGCCGGCACTCAACAACCTCGGCGTGGTGCTGGTGTCGCTCGGCCAGGTGGAGCCCGCGGTGGAGGCGTTCCGGGACGCGCTGACCCGCGCGGGCGACCTGCTGGCGGCCCGGCTCAACCTCGCGCTGCTCCTGACCCAGATGCGGCGCCACCAGCTCTCGCTCGAGGCGTACCGCCAGGTCCTGGAAATGGCGCCCGATTCGACCGTGGCGTGGAACGGCGTCGGCGTGGTGCTGGTCGAGCTGCAGCGCTACGCCGACGCGCGCAACGCCTTCGCCCGCGCCGTCGAGGCCGATCCCGACGACGCGGCGGCGCACTACAACCTCTCGTTCACGCTGTCGAACCTCGGCGAGTTCGATGGCGCGCTGCGGGAGGTGAAGCGGGCGCTCGAGCTGGAGCCGTACTACGTGCCGCAGAAGTACCTCCTGGCCATGGAGCTGCCCGAGGGCGAAGCCGCGCTGCCCGGGCTCCCCGAGCTGACGGTGGAGCGGCCGCTGGTGGACGGCGGGGAGGCCTTCGTGTTCGACCCGCGCCTCCTGGACTCGCTGTTCGCCGAGCTGCGGACCACGGTCGTGCCGGCGCCCGCGCGCGGCGGCACCCGGGGCGAGCCCTTCGGCCTGGCGCGCGATCTCCTGTCCAAGTCGCTGTTCGAGCGGGCCGCGGCCGAGATCACGCGCGCCGTGGCGCGGGGCGGCGACAAGGCCGAGGCGGCGGTGCTGAGCGGCGAGGTGTTCGCGCGGCGCGGCCTGTTCGGCGAGGCCCTGGAGCGGTATCGCGAGGCGCGCGCGCTCGCGCCGGCGCACCGCGGGGCGCGCGCGGGCGAGGTGCGCTGCCTGCTGGCGCTGGACCGCGTGGCCGAGGCCGCGCCGCTCGCCGAGGAGCTGCTCGCGCAGGCGCCGGACGACGTGGACGCGGAGCTGCTCGCGGCCGAGGCGCGCTCGCGCGCCGGCGATCCCGCCGCGGCGCTCGACGTGCTGCGGCGGGCGCAGGTGCGCTCCCCCGAGCGCGCCGACGTGCGCAAGCTCCTCGGCGACGTGGCCCGCGCCGTCGGCGACGGCGACCTCGCCCGCGAGGCGTACCGCGGCGCGCTCGACCTCGACCCGGGCTACGTCGAGGTGTGGGTCGAGTACGGCGGCCTGTGCGAGCGGCGGGGCGACGCGCGCGAGGCCGAGGCCGCCTATCGCTCGGCGCTGCAGCACCTGCCGAGCTACGGGGTGGCCTCGCTCGCGCTCGCCCGGCTGCTCCACGGCCAGAGCCGCGGCGCCGAGGCGATGGACGTGCTGATCACCGTGCTGAAGGGCGACCCGTACGACTTCGAGGCCCTGGTGCTGCTGGCCGAGGTGCTGCTGGAGCGCGGCCAGGAGCTCGACGCCCGCGCGGCGGTCGAGCGCGTGGTGCGACTCCAGCCCGACCACGTCGAGGCCCGCTACCACCTGGGGCTCGCCCTGGCGCGGGAGCGGCGCTACCACGACGCCATCGGCGAGTGGGAGCGCGTCATCGCGCTCGCGCCGGCCGGGCCGCGCGCCGAGCAGGCGCGCGCCCACGCGCGCACCGCCCGCGACCTGGTGCACATCTTCGCCGGCGAGGCGGCCTGA